One window of Sulfurospirillum sp. 1612 genomic DNA carries:
- a CDS encoding Mrp/NBP35 family ATP-binding protein: protein MLDKNSINEKLKEVIYPGFEKDIVAFGFVKDIDVKDTNVYVELDIVSSSQDVAKELKKNIEAKLSSIGATRVDVAIKQPKAPTEKSNSQSGKNIAPHIKNFVMVSSGKGGVGKTTTTVNLAIALASQGKKVGLLDADIYGPNVPRMMGTVGKNPEVVGNKVKPILAHGVEMMSMGSLMEEGQSLIWRGAMIMKAIEQLLRDILWSELDVLFIDMPPGTGDAQLTLAQSVPVTTGICVTTPQQVALDDTERSLDMFKKLHIPIAGIMENMSGFICPETNKEYDIFGKGTTEPLAEKFDTSILGEIPIEPAIREGGDAGKPVVFFNPESQSAKRYQQAAARLWEDIEKINDEGGVSNESIQPTMGINGAPSACSTAAAAPESKKDDGSCGSGCGCH from the coding sequence ATGCTAGATAAAAACAGTATAAATGAAAAACTAAAAGAGGTGATTTATCCAGGTTTTGAGAAGGATATCGTCGCATTTGGTTTTGTTAAAGATATCGATGTAAAAGATACTAATGTTTATGTCGAATTAGACATTGTATCTTCGAGCCAAGATGTCGCAAAAGAACTCAAAAAAAATATCGAAGCAAAACTGTCTTCTATAGGTGCAACCCGTGTTGATGTCGCCATCAAACAGCCAAAAGCGCCAACAGAAAAAAGTAACTCACAAAGCGGTAAAAATATTGCACCACATATCAAAAACTTTGTGATGGTAAGCTCTGGTAAAGGGGGCGTTGGTAAAACAACTACGACAGTCAATCTTGCCATTGCACTCGCTAGCCAAGGTAAAAAAGTAGGACTTTTAGATGCGGATATTTATGGTCCAAATGTACCTCGTATGATGGGAACTGTGGGCAAAAACCCAGAAGTTGTCGGCAATAAAGTCAAACCTATTTTAGCCCATGGTGTTGAGATGATGAGTATGGGAAGTTTGATGGAAGAGGGACAATCTCTTATTTGGAGAGGGGCGATGATCATGAAGGCAATCGAGCAATTGCTTCGTGATATCCTTTGGAGTGAACTGGATGTATTATTTATCGACATGCCTCCAGGAACGGGTGATGCACAACTTACTTTGGCGCAAAGCGTACCGGTGACTACGGGAATTTGTGTGACTACGCCACAACAAGTTGCCCTTGATGATACGGAGCGAAGTTTGGATATGTTCAAAAAACTTCATATTCCAATTGCCGGTATTATGGAAAACATGAGTGGATTTATCTGCCCAGAAACGAATAAAGAGTATGATATCTTTGGCAAAGGAACAACCGAACCATTAGCTGAGAAATTTGATACGAGCATCTTGGGAGAAATACCAATAGAACCAGCAATCCGAGAAGGTGGCGATGCGGGTAAACCAGTCGTATTTTTCAACCCTGAGAGTCAAAGTGCCAAACGATACCAACAAGCCGCAGCAAGATTGTGGGAAGATATCGAAAAAATCAACGATGAAGGTGGCGTCAGCAATGAGTCCATCCAACCAACAATGGGTATCAATGGCGCTCCAAGCGCATGTTCAACAGCAGCAGCGGCACCTGAATCAAAAAAAGATGACGGAAGTTGCGGCTCAGGTTGTGGTTGCCACTAG
- a CDS encoding bifunctional 2-C-methyl-D-erythritol 4-phosphate cytidylyltransferase/2-C-methyl-D-erythritol 2,4-cyclodiphosphate synthase produces the protein MPDLSLVMLGAGNSSRFEHTVKKQWLRFDDTPLWLYATHNIAQKAQFAKIIIVAHHDELAYMKRFEEEYLYVEGGNSRQESLKNALQHVDTPFVLVSDIARVCISEGLLQRILAQKDFSDIVVPFLHVSDTVVYDETPIARDKVKLIQTPQLSRTDILKSALNTDITYTDDSSAIKAIGGSVSFVEGENHATKLTRIRDLAQIPCKYPPSKDIFVGNGFDVHEFETAKPMMLGGVKIRDDFGFRAHSDGDVAIHALIDALLGAMGAGDVGELFPDHDDRFKNIDSKTLLTQVVTFLTQVGFEIVNCDITIIAQTPKIGDFKREMARTIAAILNIKPIHVNIKATTTEHLGFIGRKEGVGVNATATLKYIDWTHI, from the coding sequence TTGCCCGATTTGTCTCTTGTCATGTTAGGAGCTGGAAATTCGTCTCGTTTCGAACATACAGTTAAAAAGCAATGGCTTCGTTTTGATGATACTCCATTATGGCTTTATGCCACGCATAATATCGCCCAAAAAGCACAATTTGCTAAAATCATCATCGTAGCCCATCATGATGAACTCGCATACATGAAGCGGTTTGAAGAAGAGTATCTCTATGTCGAGGGTGGAAATTCCAGGCAAGAATCCCTGAAAAATGCCTTGCAGCACGTCGATACACCCTTTGTACTCGTCAGTGATATTGCAAGAGTTTGTATCAGCGAGGGATTATTGCAAAGGATTTTAGCACAAAAAGATTTCAGCGATATCGTCGTGCCATTTCTGCACGTCAGTGATACGGTAGTCTATGATGAGACCCCTATCGCTCGCGATAAGGTAAAACTCATACAAACACCGCAACTCTCACGCACCGATATACTCAAATCAGCCCTCAATACGGATATCACCTATACCGATGACAGTAGTGCCATCAAAGCCATAGGCGGTAGCGTTTCGTTTGTGGAGGGAGAAAATCATGCGACAAAATTGACAAGAATCCGTGATTTAGCACAGATTCCATGTAAGTATCCCCCTTCAAAAGATATATTTGTCGGCAATGGATTTGATGTCCATGAATTTGAAACAGCCAAACCGATGATGCTCGGTGGCGTGAAGATTCGTGATGATTTTGGATTTAGGGCACACTCCGATGGAGATGTCGCGATTCATGCCTTGATTGACGCGCTTCTGGGTGCAATGGGAGCGGGAGATGTCGGTGAATTATTCCCAGATCATGATGATCGTTTCAAAAATATTGACTCCAAAACATTGCTCACACAAGTGGTGACATTCCTCACGCAAGTGGGATTTGAGATTGTAAACTGTGATATCACTATCATCGCACAAACTCCGAAAATCGGCGATTTTAAACGTGAAATGGCACGCACTATAGCGGCCATCCTCAACATCAAGCCGATTCACGTCAATATAAAAGCCACCACAACAGAGCACTTAGGCTTTATAGGTAGAAAAGAAGGTGTTGGCGTCAACGCCACTGCAACATTAAAATATATAGATTGGACACACATATGA
- a CDS encoding response regulator, producing the protein MKILIVENEIYLAQSIASKLTTLGYHCDIATTIKDALTDEKYDSVLLSTNVSGQNFYPVIKKHQSSIIILMISYISNDTVSNPIKAGANDYIQKPFMIEELVRKLKHLNDFDMLEKENNTYKDYLAHTFESTNLPKINTKVHFPAIIKTNSQKMADALVFDYCANIGKSFTFISLTSSNAIEQILRTKQNEIIYLVDLQKLKKSEKTKVFNAIEDKRVFISTTDSTENAPYFYIEVNNNNKILNQGEILSIDDYVKYIILNFQSKFPDTELSKKLGISRKSLWEKRKKYGINKKV; encoded by the coding sequence ATGAAAATTCTCATCGTTGAAAATGAAATATACCTCGCTCAGAGCATTGCCTCCAAGCTTACGACACTAGGATATCACTGTGATATTGCCACAACAATCAAGGATGCCTTGACAGACGAAAAATACGATTCTGTTTTGCTTTCTACTAATGTATCAGGACAGAACTTTTATCCGGTTATCAAAAAACATCAATCGAGTATCATTATTCTCATGATCTCTTATATTAGTAATGACACCGTTTCCAACCCAATCAAAGCTGGAGCGAATGATTACATTCAAAAGCCTTTCATGATAGAAGAATTGGTACGCAAACTCAAACATCTCAATGATTTTGATATGTTGGAAAAAGAGAACAATACCTACAAAGATTATCTCGCCCATACTTTTGAAAGCACCAATTTACCTAAGATAAATACAAAAGTTCATTTTCCTGCTATTATCAAGACCAATTCACAAAAGATGGCCGATGCCCTCGTCTTTGATTATTGTGCAAATATCGGTAAATCCTTCACCTTTATCTCGCTGACAAGTTCCAATGCCATCGAACAGATATTGAGAACCAAACAAAACGAAATCATCTATTTGGTTGATTTACAAAAACTCAAAAAAAGTGAAAAAACCAAAGTCTTTAATGCCATCGAAGATAAGAGGGTTTTCATATCAACAACCGATTCAACGGAAAATGCCCCTTATTTTTATATCGAAGTCAACAACAACAATAAAATACTCAATCAAGGCGAAATACTATCAATCGATGATTATGTGAAATATATCATCTTAAACTTTCAAAGCAAATTTCCCGATACTGAATTATCCAAAAAATTAGGAATCTCAAGAAAAAGCCTTTGGGAAAAAAGGAAAAAATATGGAATCAACAAAAAAGTATAG
- a CDS encoding sulfate adenylyltransferase, whose amino-acid sequence MESTKKYRQIELDRQALATLSYAQEGIFKPVDRLMNQEEAIDVDNTGFYKGRPFPFPFILAPAGIENEKVISSVKPNERIDIVVDGEIRGYIIAQGFFEVDRKRRIEQIFGNYDINNEATIEYLQRLGKYSIYGDYQVDFDDIKAVKECIKTKIAETGAKSVAAIMAKANPFHRAHERLFRITLERSDLLVVFLSKPSEDGLLSYDLRYRSLKYFTDNYLPKNRVLIVPFESTYLFAGFNDAILDCICANNFGCNKFIIGQHHTGIGMYYDKNEIKSILSKYESLDIEIEVVSRYVYCRECKTLVNTNTCPHGSHQHIKYNAKALLKFFETGLLPPAMLMRTNLSSMILSEIMPNRFENLSTLYDDVFPNEGLLENHTEEEFYRNLLKLHQTTSLT is encoded by the coding sequence ATGGAATCAACAAAAAAGTATAGACAAATAGAGCTTGACAGACAAGCATTAGCCACGCTTTCGTATGCCCAAGAGGGGATTTTTAAACCCGTCGATAGACTGATGAATCAAGAAGAAGCGATTGATGTCGATAACACAGGATTTTATAAAGGAAGACCCTTTCCGTTTCCATTTATCCTAGCCCCTGCCGGAATTGAAAACGAGAAAGTCATCTCTTCTGTAAAACCTAACGAACGTATTGATATCGTCGTTGATGGTGAGATTCGAGGTTATATCATCGCACAAGGTTTTTTTGAAGTCGATCGCAAAAGAAGAATTGAACAAATTTTTGGCAATTATGATATCAACAATGAAGCGACAATCGAATACCTTCAACGATTAGGTAAATACTCGATTTATGGAGATTATCAAGTCGATTTTGATGATATTAAAGCCGTCAAAGAGTGCATCAAAACCAAAATCGCAGAAACTGGCGCCAAAAGTGTTGCGGCGATTATGGCCAAAGCCAATCCCTTTCATAGAGCGCATGAGCGATTATTTCGTATCACGCTTGAGCGTAGTGATTTGTTGGTAGTCTTTTTATCAAAACCTTCAGAAGATGGACTCTTATCTTATGATTTACGCTATAGATCACTCAAATATTTCACAGACAATTATTTGCCTAAAAACAGAGTCCTGATTGTCCCTTTTGAGAGCACCTACCTCTTCGCGGGATTTAATGATGCGATATTAGACTGTATTTGTGCCAATAATTTTGGGTGCAACAAATTCATAATCGGACAGCACCACACCGGGATTGGAATGTATTATGACAAAAATGAAATCAAATCCATTTTGAGTAAATACGAATCGTTAGATATTGAAATCGAAGTTGTATCACGCTATGTTTATTGTCGTGAGTGTAAAACATTGGTCAATACCAATACCTGCCCTCATGGGTCACACCAACATATCAAATACAATGCCAAAGCACTGTTGAAATTTTTCGAAACCGGATTATTGCCTCCTGCCATGCTGATGAGAACCAATCTCTCTTCGATGATTCTCAGTGAGATCATGCCCAACCGATTTGAGAACCTTAGCACTTTATATGATGATGTTTTTCCAAATGAAGGCTTGTTAGAAAACCATACAGAAGAAGAATTTTATCGCAATCTTCTCAAGCTTCACCAAACCACATCATTGACATAA
- a CDS encoding phosphatidylglycerophosphatase A family protein, translated as MRKLFLTFFYSGLSPYAPGTAGSILASIVGFGILHYLPLETLFLLTILLTLVAIKEINIYKKLTQTHDDKSIVIDEVVGVWLAFVLSSGTTAQMVLSFIYFRIFDIWKPSIIGKIDKNVTGGWGVMGDDIVAGIVAGICSAGTWQLYMYLFSA; from the coding sequence ATGAGAAAACTTTTTTTGACATTTTTTTATAGTGGGCTTTCGCCATATGCACCCGGGACTGCGGGGAGTATTCTAGCCAGTATTGTTGGATTTGGAATTTTGCATTATCTGCCACTAGAGACACTATTTTTGCTCACGATATTATTGACATTGGTGGCTATCAAAGAGATTAATATTTATAAAAAACTCACCCAAACTCATGATGATAAAAGTATCGTCATTGATGAAGTGGTAGGCGTCTGGCTCGCTTTTGTTTTGAGTTCTGGTACCACCGCACAAATGGTGCTCAGTTTTATATATTTTAGAATTTTTGACATTTGGAAACCTTCTATTATCGGTAAAATCGATAAAAATGTCACAGGAGGCTGGGGTGTCATGGGCGATGATATTGTCGCAGGAATCGTCGCAGGAATTTGCAGTGCGGGAACATGGCAACTTTATATGTATCTTTTTAGTGCCTAA
- a CDS encoding IMPACT family protein, with protein MQSVTELFHEQIEVKKSTFIGYLTPLSQIDTLYERLKEEHPKARHIVWAKRYLNEYQQIVENSSDDGEPKGTSGPPVLNVMRGSNLIECAILIVRYFGGIKLGTGGLVRAYSSCAKAVIDRADLQLFEARHSVRFFTRYTLVARFEHFLKHEGIPFPKREYEGEGIVWELNLSERESASFLAFASSYERDGFHLMG; from the coding sequence GTGCAGAGTGTCACAGAACTGTTTCACGAACAAATCGAAGTCAAAAAATCGACATTTATAGGATACTTGACGCCCCTATCGCAGATTGATACTCTTTATGAACGCTTAAAAGAAGAACACCCCAAAGCCAGACACATTGTTTGGGCGAAGCGCTATTTGAATGAATACCAGCAAATTGTAGAGAATAGTAGCGATGATGGCGAGCCCAAAGGTACTTCAGGACCTCCGGTACTCAATGTGATGCGTGGCAGTAATTTGATTGAGTGTGCGATTTTGATTGTGCGTTATTTTGGTGGAATCAAACTGGGTACTGGCGGTTTGGTGCGAGCTTATAGTAGTTGTGCCAAAGCGGTGATTGATAGGGCGGATTTACAACTATTTGAAGCACGTCATAGTGTGAGATTTTTTACGCGCTATACGTTAGTGGCTCGATTTGAACATTTTTTGAAACATGAGGGAATTCCCTTCCCAAAGCGTGAATATGAGGGAGAGGGAATTGTTTGGGAGCTCAATCTTAGCGAACGTGAAAGCGCATCTTTTTTGGCATTTGCCTCATCATATGAACGCGATGGCTTTCATCTGATGGGGTGA
- the modD gene encoding ModD protein, with product MMYISDSMLEKFVEEDLPYMDLTSHLLGIETQEGSLRYVAREDLCICGTEEVKKIFEKYDIELLTYQKSGTFVKKGAVLIEGRGRADAIHIVWKVCVNILESGSGIATRTKTFVDLAKKINPKIEVVTTRKNIPGTKALAMKAILSGGAYPHRLGLSESILVFQEHLEFIGGLDRFLERLDELKQQSCEKKIAVEAHNPEDALKLARAQIDIIQLDKFSPEMLTQTVSEIKKISTQSKVSAAGGVNLQNVEAIAASGVDILVTSALYFGKPSDIKAEIRLL from the coding sequence ATGATGTATATATCAGACAGTATGTTAGAAAAATTTGTAGAAGAAGATCTTCCATATATGGATCTCACCAGTCATCTTTTAGGGATTGAAACCCAAGAAGGAAGCTTGCGTTATGTTGCCAGAGAAGATTTGTGCATATGCGGAACCGAAGAAGTAAAAAAAATATTTGAAAAATATGATATCGAACTTCTCACTTATCAAAAATCAGGAACCTTTGTAAAAAAAGGTGCCGTTTTGATTGAGGGGCGCGGTCGCGCCGATGCGATTCATATTGTATGGAAAGTTTGCGTCAATATTTTAGAAAGTGGCTCAGGAATTGCAACACGGACGAAAACATTTGTTGATTTAGCCAAAAAAATCAATCCGAAAATAGAAGTGGTGACAACGCGTAAAAATATCCCTGGAACCAAGGCACTTGCGATGAAAGCGATTCTCTCAGGTGGGGCATATCCGCACCGTTTGGGTTTGAGTGAGAGTATCTTGGTATTTCAAGAACATTTAGAATTTATCGGTGGATTGGACCGATTTTTGGAGCGATTAGATGAATTGAAACAACAATCGTGTGAGAAAAAGATTGCGGTGGAAGCTCACAACCCTGAAGATGCTTTGAAACTAGCCCGCGCTCAGATAGATATCATTCAATTGGACAAATTTAGTCCCGAAATGCTCACCCAAACCGTCAGTGAAATCAAAAAAATATCGACTCAAAGTAAAGTGAGTGCCGCAGGGGGTGTCAATCTTCAGAATGTTGAAGCAATAGCCGCATCAGGTGTTGATATTTTGGTGACATCTGCACTTTATTTTGGCAAGCCCTCAGACATCAAAGCAGAAATAAGATTGCTCTAA
- the proC gene encoding pyrroline-5-carboxylate reductase produces MKLLLIGAGNMGGAMLKGLCQYDITVIERKTERATKLKERYPDINVVNAVDSIDGFIVILAIKPQSLDALEIKGHAAGLISILAGTPIERLKSKIDATYYVRAMPNMAASVQKSATSLCGDEALKDQAIEILNSIGKCFWLQSENALDIASALAGSAPAWLALVAESLSDGAVNLGLKRAESYQFISALFEGVGSVLEQTHPAILKDQVTSPNGTTIAGIAALEEGGVRDSFIKAMRAAYEKAQSLSK; encoded by the coding sequence GTGAAGTTATTATTAATCGGAGCTGGGAATATGGGCGGAGCGATGTTAAAAGGCCTCTGCCAATACGATATTACTGTCATAGAAAGAAAAACAGAACGCGCCACAAAGTTGAAGGAGCGCTACCCTGATATCAATGTGGTGAATGCCGTGGATTCAATCGATGGTTTTATCGTGATTTTGGCTATCAAGCCACAATCTTTAGATGCTTTAGAAATCAAAGGTCATGCCGCAGGATTGATTTCTATATTGGCAGGAACTCCCATAGAAAGACTAAAAAGCAAAATTGATGCGACTTATTATGTGCGTGCGATGCCAAATATGGCTGCCTCTGTACAAAAATCAGCGACCTCGCTGTGTGGTGATGAGGCATTAAAAGATCAAGCCATTGAGATTTTGAATTCTATCGGTAAATGTTTTTGGTTACAAAGTGAAAATGCGCTCGATATCGCTTCAGCACTTGCCGGATCGGCTCCGGCGTGGTTGGCATTAGTGGCAGAGTCACTGAGCGATGGCGCGGTCAATCTTGGGCTCAAACGTGCTGAGAGTTATCAGTTTATCTCCGCACTTTTTGAAGGCGTGGGTAGTGTGCTTGAACAGACGCATCCAGCCATCTTAAAAGACCAGGTGACCTCTCCCAATGGCACGACCATCGCAGGAATCGCTGCGTTAGAAGAGGGAGGCGTGCGCGATAGTTTTATCAAAGCGATGCGCGCAGCTTATGAAAAAGCTCAAAGTCTATCAAAATAG